In Bifidobacterium actinocoloniiforme DSM 22766, a genomic segment contains:
- a CDS encoding DUF6574 domain-containing protein, giving the protein MKVCAACNAENPDSANFCRKCGTSFAKDAQPEPAAAPEPTTEPTAEGRDVQDQADRQQPQKFQQPASAGASPVPVMAQPQPIAAQTAPIQVQPAPAGQAFAGQQPQSAPQPQPAQVPTQGAMPGAVPGMAPAQQTGPSQFKLFFDWVLAALKKPSLRMATPTWWACVPMFVEAAIVSLLVTIWAAKAASAVLYPAESILSMMGESSRSISVSSSDYFSLFFRGFIGVALVLYALVLIVFLGRKIFGDADTFRQVHDTFAQIVIPFAVFHLALVLLSLVGASVVAGVLFFLSLAFMALLPSYLVAISANHRKLDSFWLWLFAMIAVFFILVLLMIIFSNIAGSAFMGALSRWN; this is encoded by the coding sequence ATGAAGGTATGCGCCGCGTGCAATGCCGAGAACCCGGATTCGGCTAATTTCTGCCGCAAGTGCGGCACATCGTTCGCTAAGGACGCTCAGCCCGAGCCCGCAGCGGCCCCGGAGCCAACCACCGAGCCGACGGCTGAAGGGCGGGACGTTCAAGACCAGGCTGACCGGCAGCAGCCCCAAAAGTTCCAACAGCCTGCCAGCGCGGGAGCTTCCCCCGTCCCTGTCATGGCGCAACCCCAGCCCATCGCTGCGCAGACGGCTCCGATTCAGGTCCAGCCCGCTCCCGCAGGTCAAGCTTTCGCCGGTCAGCAACCCCAGTCGGCGCCGCAACCCCAGCCGGCGCAGGTTCCCACCCAAGGCGCGATGCCCGGCGCGGTCCCTGGGATGGCTCCGGCCCAGCAGACCGGCCCCAGCCAGTTCAAGCTCTTCTTCGACTGGGTCCTCGCCGCTTTGAAGAAGCCCAGCCTCCGCATGGCCACACCTACCTGGTGGGCCTGCGTGCCCATGTTCGTGGAAGCGGCGATCGTCTCGCTCCTGGTCACGATCTGGGCCGCGAAGGCGGCTTCGGCGGTCTTGTACCCCGCTGAATCCATCCTTTCGATGATGGGCGAGTCCTCCCGGTCCATTTCCGTCAGTTCCTCCGACTATTTCTCCCTTTTCTTCCGGGGATTCATCGGTGTGGCTCTCGTGCTCTACGCGCTGGTCCTGATCGTCTTCCTTGGCAGGAAAATCTTTGGTGACGCCGACACCTTCAGGCAAGTCCACGATACGTTCGCGCAAATCGTGATCCCGTTCGCCGTCTTCCACCTGGCGCTGGTCCTGCTTTCGCTCGTGGGCGCTTCGGTTGTGGCTGGCGTCCTCTTCTTCCTCAGCCTCGCCTTCATGGCCCTGCTGCCCTCATACTTGGTCGCCATCTCCGCCAACCACCGCAAGTTGGACTCTTTCTGGCTCTGGCTGTTCGCCATGATCGCGGTTTTCTTCATCCTCGTGCTGCTGATGATCATCTTCTCCAACATCGCGGGCTCCGCCTTCATGGGCGCCCTGTCCCGGTGGAACTGA
- the topA gene encoding type I DNA topoisomerase: MTHGNKLVIVESPAKAKKISGYLGPGYTVMASVGHIRDLAKPSQIPTSQKERFGKFGVDVDHDFKPYYIVDDNKKKTVSGLRQALKDADELYLATDEDREGEAIAWHLVQTLKPKVPVKRMVFHEITPEAIKDSLNHTRDVDSNMVVAQETRRVLDRLYGYELSPVLWRKVGPGLSAGRVQSVATRLIVERERERIAFVRAPYWDLVADLSAASDLSESGSDRFQARMVELGGKRLVNSRDFSSDGQLTASAKKDEARQLDQTLAERLAGELKDADFTVVGLDTKPYRRRPQPPFTTSTMQQTAGNRLGMSSRASMRAAQSLYENGYITYMRTDSVTLSQQAIAAARQSVEEVYGKQYLVEGPKQYVTKSAGAQEAHECIRPAGSHFHSPQELASSLPPDQLKLYTLIWQRTLASQMADATGSTATVRLSAPTQSEGESIFQASGTVIQFPGFMKAMGFSAEGGKGGKAEGDGSLPPVSQGQRLKADSVEPEGHETQPPARYTEASLVKTLEAKEIGRPSTYASIISTIIDRGYVYERGRALIPSWLAFSVIKLLETNFPQYVDYRFTAQMENGLDQIAHGTETGTDWLTRFYFGSGPGAARNAQEAHRGLQEQVAQLGEIDAHQVNTIPIGEGFQVRVGRYGPYLEDSAHLDDKGNPKRASLPDTLAPDELTVAKARELIETNSGGPRVLGTDSSTGGRVELRKGRFGPYLALITPEVDAAMKEAEERKAAGKKATEPKPKMASLFKSMNPETVTLDDALKLLSLPREVGQVSVSDAKTGQSATATVTASNGRYGPYLTATKPDGSSETRSLASEDEIFTVDQAKAQELFSQPKYGRRSAGAAKPPLRELGPDPDTGKPVTIKDGFYGAYITDGETNRTLPKQYTPASVEPEVAFRLLAEKRAAGPTKRRKRTATRKSAAKGTASKKTGAKKTATEKATAKKTAAEKTTVKRAATKTASTRKSTATKAAGGKASATKPASARKSTGASTRRTRVATSSKGASRQTSEDQA, translated from the coding sequence ATGACACACGGCAATAAGCTGGTCATCGTGGAGTCGCCAGCCAAGGCTAAGAAAATTAGCGGTTACTTGGGCCCGGGCTACACGGTCATGGCTTCGGTCGGTCACATCCGCGACCTGGCCAAGCCCTCGCAGATACCAACCTCCCAAAAGGAGCGCTTCGGCAAGTTCGGCGTTGACGTGGACCACGACTTCAAGCCCTATTACATCGTGGATGACAATAAGAAGAAGACCGTCTCCGGCCTGCGGCAAGCCTTGAAGGACGCCGACGAGCTTTACCTGGCCACTGATGAGGACCGTGAGGGCGAGGCCATCGCCTGGCACCTGGTGCAGACTTTGAAGCCCAAGGTGCCGGTCAAGCGGATGGTCTTCCATGAGATCACCCCCGAGGCGATCAAGGACTCCTTGAACCACACGCGCGACGTGGACTCGAACATGGTGGTGGCCCAGGAGACCCGGCGCGTGCTGGACCGCCTCTACGGCTATGAGCTCTCGCCCGTCCTCTGGCGCAAAGTGGGGCCGGGCCTGTCCGCCGGGCGCGTGCAGTCCGTGGCCACGCGGCTAATTGTGGAGCGCGAGCGCGAGCGCATCGCTTTCGTCCGCGCCCCCTACTGGGACCTAGTGGCCGACCTGTCCGCGGCCAGCGACCTGAGCGAGTCCGGCTCCGACCGCTTCCAGGCTCGCATGGTGGAATTGGGCGGCAAACGCCTGGTCAATTCCAGGGATTTCTCTTCGGATGGACAACTGACCGCCTCCGCCAAGAAGGATGAGGCCCGCCAGCTGGACCAGACCCTAGCCGAGCGCCTGGCCGGCGAGCTCAAGGACGCCGACTTCACTGTGGTCGGGCTGGATACCAAGCCCTACCGCCGCCGCCCGCAGCCGCCTTTCACGACCTCGACCATGCAGCAGACCGCCGGCAACCGCCTGGGCATGAGCTCACGTGCCTCCATGCGCGCCGCCCAGAGCCTGTACGAGAACGGCTACATCACTTATATGCGCACTGACTCGGTGACTCTGTCCCAACAGGCCATCGCCGCCGCCCGCCAGAGCGTGGAAGAGGTGTACGGCAAGCAGTACCTCGTCGAAGGTCCCAAGCAGTATGTGACCAAGAGCGCCGGGGCCCAGGAGGCTCACGAGTGCATCCGTCCCGCAGGCTCGCACTTCCACAGCCCGCAGGAGCTGGCCTCCTCCTTGCCGCCCGACCAGTTGAAGCTCTACACGCTGATTTGGCAGCGTACCCTGGCCTCGCAGATGGCTGATGCCACCGGATCGACCGCGACCGTGCGCCTGAGCGCGCCCACCCAGAGCGAGGGGGAGTCCATCTTCCAAGCCTCAGGCACCGTGATTCAGTTCCCTGGCTTCATGAAGGCCATGGGCTTCTCCGCTGAAGGCGGTAAGGGAGGCAAGGCTGAGGGCGACGGCTCCCTGCCCCCGGTCAGCCAGGGACAGCGGCTCAAGGCTGACTCGGTCGAGCCTGAGGGGCATGAGACCCAGCCCCCGGCCCGTTACACCGAAGCTTCCCTGGTCAAGACCCTGGAAGCCAAGGAAATAGGCCGCCCATCCACTTACGCTTCGATTATCTCCACGATTATCGATCGCGGGTACGTCTATGAGCGTGGCCGCGCCTTGATCCCCTCCTGGCTGGCCTTCTCCGTGATTAAGCTGTTGGAGACCAACTTCCCCCAATACGTGGATTACCGCTTCACCGCACAGATGGAGAACGGCCTGGACCAGATCGCCCACGGTACCGAGACGGGCACCGACTGGCTCACCCGCTTCTACTTCGGCTCCGGTCCCGGCGCCGCCCGGAACGCGCAGGAGGCCCACCGGGGCCTGCAGGAGCAGGTGGCCCAGTTGGGTGAGATTGACGCCCACCAGGTCAACACCATCCCCATCGGGGAAGGGTTCCAGGTGCGCGTAGGCCGCTACGGTCCTTACCTGGAGGACAGCGCCCACCTGGACGACAAGGGCAACCCTAAGCGGGCCTCCCTGCCCGATACCCTTGCCCCTGATGAGCTGACCGTCGCCAAGGCGCGTGAGCTGATTGAGACCAACTCAGGCGGTCCGCGCGTGCTGGGCACCGATTCGAGCACCGGCGGCCGCGTGGAGCTGCGCAAGGGGCGCTTCGGCCCCTACCTGGCCCTGATCACCCCCGAGGTGGACGCCGCGATGAAAGAGGCTGAGGAGCGCAAGGCCGCAGGCAAGAAGGCCACTGAGCCCAAGCCCAAGATGGCTTCCTTGTTCAAGTCCATGAACCCCGAGACCGTGACCTTGGACGATGCTCTGAAGCTGCTCTCCCTGCCCCGCGAGGTGGGGCAAGTCAGCGTGAGTGACGCTAAGACCGGTCAGAGCGCTACAGCCACGGTCACAGCCAGCAACGGTCGCTACGGCCCCTACCTGACCGCCACTAAGCCGGACGGGAGCAGCGAGACCCGTTCCCTGGCCTCCGAGGATGAGATTTTCACCGTGGACCAGGCGAAGGCCCAGGAGCTCTTCAGCCAGCCCAAGTACGGGCGGCGGAGCGCAGGCGCGGCCAAACCGCCCTTGCGCGAGCTGGGCCCGGACCCTGACACCGGCAAGCCCGTGACCATTAAAGACGGTTTCTATGGGGCCTACATCACCGACGGCGAGACCAATCGCACGCTGCCTAAGCAGTACACGCCAGCCTCGGTTGAGCCCGAGGTGGCATTCCGCCTGCTGGCTGAAAAGCGGGCCGCCGGTCCGACCAAGCGGCGCAAGCGGACCGCTACGCGCAAGAGCGCGGCCAAGGGGACGGCGTCCAAGAAGACCGGCGCGAAGAAAACCGCGACTGAGAAGGCCACGGCTAAGAAGACTGCGGCTGAGAAGACCACGGTGAAAAGGGCGGCGACGAAGACCGCCAGCACCCGCAAGTCCACCGCTACCAAGGCGGCGGGCGGCAAGGCTTCCGCCACTAAGCCCGCCAGCGCCCGCAAGTCCACAGGCGCGTCGACGCGCAGGACTAGGGTTGCCACGTCGAGCAAGGGCGCCAGCCGCCAGACCAGTGAGGACCAGGCATGA
- a CDS encoding C69 family dipeptidase produces MPCTTLLVGKNASYDGSTIIARNEDSANGQFRPKQFIVVQPEEQPRHYTSVLSHVSIELPDDPMRYTAVPNSLRDKGIWGQNGVNEANVAMTATETITTNERVLGADPLVDLTPAVGEPGASDYIPEQPGGIGEEDLVTIVLPYIRSAREGVQRLGALLERYGTYEMNGIAFSDTDEIWWMETVGGHHWIARRVPDDCYVTMPNQLGIDELDLDDALGEQSECMCSADLREFIEANHMDLAVEPASPFNPRYAFGSHSDSDHVYNTPRAWYMQRFFNPYDEVWDGPDADHNPMSDDIPWCRQPERKVTIEDVKYALSSHYQGTAYDPYAIIGDEHTKGLFRPIGINRNDQLAVIQLRPYAPAGCRAIQWMAFGSNVYNALIPFYANVDTTPDYLSKVDDRVSTDTLYWSDRLIAALSDSAFADTAAANERYQQRIGGLGHRMIAATDEQVNRLEGADRGTGNAEVREVLQAANQSMADQLRAETDDLLGQVLYTVSLKMRNAYHMSDH; encoded by the coding sequence ATGCCCTGCACAACGCTCCTAGTCGGTAAGAACGCGAGCTACGACGGCTCCACTATCATCGCCCGTAACGAGGATTCCGCCAACGGTCAGTTCCGCCCCAAGCAGTTCATCGTCGTCCAGCCTGAGGAACAGCCCCGGCACTACACCAGCGTGCTCAGCCACGTGTCCATCGAGCTGCCCGACGATCCGATGCGGTACACGGCGGTGCCCAACTCCCTGCGCGACAAGGGCATCTGGGGGCAGAACGGCGTCAACGAAGCCAATGTGGCCATGACCGCCACTGAGACCATCACCACGAACGAGCGCGTGCTTGGCGCGGACCCGCTGGTGGACCTGACCCCTGCGGTCGGTGAGCCCGGCGCATCCGACTACATCCCTGAGCAGCCCGGCGGCATCGGCGAGGAGGACCTGGTCACCATCGTCCTGCCTTACATCCGCTCGGCGCGCGAGGGCGTGCAGCGACTGGGCGCCCTGCTGGAGCGGTACGGCACCTACGAGATGAACGGCATCGCCTTCTCGGACACCGACGAGATTTGGTGGATGGAGACGGTCGGCGGTCACCACTGGATCGCGCGTCGGGTGCCTGACGACTGCTACGTGACCATGCCCAATCAGCTGGGCATCGACGAGCTGGACCTGGACGACGCGCTGGGCGAGCAGAGCGAGTGCATGTGCTCGGCGGACCTGCGTGAGTTCATCGAGGCCAACCATATGGACCTGGCCGTGGAGCCCGCCTCCCCGTTCAACCCCCGCTACGCCTTCGGCTCCCACTCGGACTCCGACCATGTGTACAACACGCCGCGCGCCTGGTACATGCAGCGCTTCTTCAACCCCTACGACGAGGTGTGGGACGGACCGGACGCCGACCACAACCCCATGAGCGACGACATCCCCTGGTGCCGCCAGCCTGAGCGCAAGGTGACGATTGAAGACGTCAAGTACGCGCTGAGCTCCCACTACCAGGGCACCGCTTACGACCCCTACGCGATCATCGGCGACGAGCACACCAAGGGGCTCTTCCGCCCGATTGGCATCAACCGCAACGACCAGCTGGCCGTCATTCAGCTGCGTCCCTACGCCCCGGCCGGCTGCAGGGCGATTCAGTGGATGGCCTTCGGCTCCAACGTCTACAATGCGCTGATTCCCTTCTACGCGAACGTGGACACCACGCCCGACTACCTGTCGAAAGTGGACGACCGCGTCTCCACCGACACCCTGTACTGGTCCGACCGCCTGATCGCCGCCCTGTCCGACTCGGCCTTCGCGGACACGGCCGCGGCTAACGAGCGCTACCAGCAGCGCATCGGCGGGCTGGGTCATCGGATGATCGCCGCGACCGACGAGCAGGTCAACCGCTTGGAGGGCGCCGACCGGGGCACCGGCAACGCGGAGGTGCGCGAGGTCCTGCAAGCCGCCAACCAGTCCATGGCCGACCAGCTGCGGGCCGAGACCGACGACCTGCTGGGCCAGGTGCTCTACACGGTCAGTCTGAAGATGCGCAACGCCTACCATATGTCCGACCACTGA
- a CDS encoding YbhB/YbcL family Raf kinase inhibitor-like protein, with protein sequence MRIITDFAVIPNEYAKHAPAEASLEGTPIISFPFRLEGVPEAASFLSWELVDPDSIPVCGFQWIHWSLANLPVERVREQDQTQAPSGAGVAVSIPRDYSRRLPGLVPGVPQGRTSAASKFVGGTNPALTCRYNGPTPPDQTHDYVLRVWASGQPLPGLEDGFWLNALEHAVHANPDVLAVTEAWLPAEA encoded by the coding sequence ATGAGAATCATCACCGATTTTGCGGTCATCCCCAACGAATACGCCAAGCACGCCCCGGCTGAAGCCAGCCTGGAGGGCACGCCTATCATCTCCTTCCCCTTCCGTCTGGAGGGCGTGCCCGAAGCCGCCAGTTTCCTGAGCTGGGAGCTGGTGGATCCTGACTCGATTCCGGTCTGCGGTTTCCAGTGGATCCATTGGTCCCTGGCCAATCTGCCGGTCGAGCGGGTGCGCGAGCAGGATCAGACCCAGGCTCCGAGCGGCGCCGGAGTCGCGGTTTCGATTCCGCGCGACTACTCCCGCCGCCTGCCCGGCTTGGTCCCCGGCGTACCCCAGGGCCGTACTTCCGCCGCTTCCAAATTCGTGGGCGGCACTAATCCCGCGCTCACCTGCCGCTACAACGGGCCCACGCCACCCGACCAGACCCACGACTACGTCCTGCGGGTCTGGGCCAGCGGCCAACCCTTGCCTGGTCTGGAGGATGGGTTCTGGCTCAACGCCCTGGAGCACGCGGTCCATGCCAACCCAGACGTGCTGGCCGTCACCGAGGCCTGGCTACCCGCTGAAGCCTAA
- a CDS encoding DNA polymerase III subunit delta', whose translation MSVWDSMVGQDHAVDLLKRVVASQGTSRDDMTQSWLFCGPPGSGRSNLARAFAAALVSPDHGMGDEPTSESRQVFAGAHPDVTFLTTEKVTIGIKEVRQLIMVSEQMPSTAPWRVIVIEDVDRMMERTTNVLLKEIEEPADHTVWILCAPSAQDVLSTIRSRTRIVNLAVPTNAAVAGFLRTSLGVDEHQAARAARLAQGHIGVAKMYATDEQVLKDRDELVVGLLEMRRASDAVLLAVRLADQARDQAARDANRQIASLEANFRRINGLRADERVPRQLLGAYHEISGKDELRRRTVRRSRDVLDRGLTTLASVYRDVCVLQNDAESQVGLVNLENRAAITELSVRLDRRGAIERIQQISVARRRIEGNGSQLLDLEALMCNLLV comes from the coding sequence GTGAGCGTCTGGGACTCGATGGTCGGCCAGGACCATGCGGTTGACCTCCTCAAGCGGGTAGTGGCCTCGCAAGGCACCTCCCGCGACGACATGACCCAATCCTGGCTCTTCTGCGGCCCTCCCGGATCGGGTCGCTCCAACCTGGCCAGGGCCTTCGCGGCCGCCCTGGTCAGTCCCGACCACGGTATGGGCGATGAACCCACCAGCGAGAGCCGGCAGGTCTTCGCTGGCGCCCACCCGGATGTGACCTTCCTGACCACGGAGAAGGTGACGATCGGCATCAAGGAAGTCCGTCAGCTGATCATGGTCTCCGAGCAGATGCCCTCCACCGCGCCCTGGCGGGTCATCGTGATCGAAGACGTGGACCGCATGATGGAGCGCACCACCAACGTGCTCCTTAAGGAGATAGAGGAGCCGGCCGACCACACGGTCTGGATTCTGTGCGCCCCCAGCGCCCAGGACGTCCTGTCCACCATCCGTTCCCGTACCCGCATCGTGAACCTGGCCGTGCCGACCAATGCGGCGGTCGCTGGATTCCTGCGCACCAGCCTGGGAGTGGACGAGCATCAGGCCGCCCGGGCCGCCCGCCTGGCCCAGGGGCACATAGGCGTGGCCAAGATGTACGCCACCGACGAGCAGGTGCTTAAGGACCGCGACGAGCTGGTGGTCGGACTGCTGGAGATGCGCCGGGCCTCGGACGCGGTGCTCTTAGCCGTGCGCCTGGCCGACCAGGCCCGCGACCAGGCCGCGCGTGACGCCAACCGTCAGATTGCGAGCTTGGAGGCCAACTTCCGCAGAATAAACGGCCTTAGGGCCGATGAACGGGTGCCCCGCCAGCTCCTGGGCGCCTACCATGAGATCAGCGGCAAAGACGAACTGCGGCGGAGGACCGTGCGCCGTTCGCGCGACGTGCTCGACCGGGGGCTGACCACCTTAGCTTCGGTCTACCGCGATGTGTGCGTCCTCCAGAACGACGCCGAGTCGCAAGTCGGCCTGGTCAACTTGGAGAACAGGGCGGCGATCACCGAGCTCTCGGTCCGGCTGGACCGCCGCGGGGCGATTGAACGCATCCAGCAAATCAGCGTGGCCAGGCGCCGCATCGAGGGCAACGGATCGCAACTGCTTGATTTGGAAGCCCTCATGTGCAACCTCCTGGTCTGA
- a CDS encoding phosphatase PAP2 family protein, with the protein MSAFTPGSPDPGLAGLAGGPAFQDAQTDGYGSDDVFAERDSTASSAQGADSATLSTLQDLQGLAAQGERAAAEDPEQLERMDPLTVRPRTSSWIVCLVLGICFLLAAAGVWWLGVRTLAGQQYDDEVYRNFAGYIGRAPLLQSVLGIFRVNGLTIALCCAIGLLSYVIAALRKRWWLLAQVVAYSAVAYLAGRLLKSFLPRPYLINTESMRGNSAPSGHTILAATVTLALVCVVPRVWRALCAALGFAFTLAVGCSVIDGRWHRPTDVIMSILIAGGLALIMMACTRASGMDAPGTRVSSASVQIVSTVMLTAGVLGALYGGYLVWQMVSGFELGARWTFYGAYSSALAFIASAAALAFGSVLAMRQVTASPLSKIGLLGAPPTPPEKR; encoded by the coding sequence GTGTCGGCGTTTACTCCGGGCTCGCCTGATCCGGGTCTGGCCGGACTGGCGGGGGGACCGGCTTTTCAGGATGCCCAAACCGACGGCTATGGTTCCGACGACGTGTTCGCGGAGCGGGACTCCACGGCGTCTTCGGCTCAAGGCGCCGATTCGGCCACACTGTCCACCCTTCAGGACTTACAAGGTTTGGCGGCCCAGGGCGAGCGGGCGGCGGCTGAGGACCCTGAGCAGCTGGAGCGGATGGACCCACTGACCGTGCGGCCGCGCACTTCGTCGTGGATCGTCTGCCTGGTCTTGGGGATTTGCTTCCTGCTGGCCGCGGCCGGGGTCTGGTGGTTGGGTGTGCGTACCCTGGCCGGGCAGCAGTATGACGACGAGGTTTACCGTAATTTCGCCGGCTATATAGGACGAGCGCCCCTTCTGCAGAGCGTCTTGGGGATCTTTCGCGTCAACGGGCTGACGATTGCGCTCTGCTGCGCTATCGGCCTGCTGTCCTACGTGATCGCGGCCCTGCGTAAGCGCTGGTGGCTTTTGGCCCAGGTGGTCGCCTATTCGGCCGTGGCTTACTTGGCCGGTCGCCTGCTTAAGTCCTTCCTGCCCAGGCCCTACCTCATCAACACCGAGTCCATGCGAGGCAACTCCGCGCCTTCGGGCCACACGATTCTGGCCGCGACGGTGACCCTGGCGCTGGTCTGCGTGGTGCCGCGCGTTTGGCGGGCCCTGTGCGCGGCGCTGGGATTCGCTTTCACTCTGGCCGTGGGCTGCTCGGTGATTGACGGGCGTTGGCACCGGCCCACCGATGTGATTATGTCCATCCTGATCGCCGGCGGTTTGGCCCTGATCATGATGGCCTGCACCAGGGCTTCAGGCATGGACGCCCCCGGCACCCGCGTCAGCTCCGCCTCAGTGCAAATCGTCTCCACCGTCATGCTTACGGCAGGCGTCCTAGGGGCCCTGTACGGCGGTTACCTGGTCTGGCAGATGGTCTCCGGGTTTGAACTGGGTGCTCGTTGGACGTTTTATGGGGCCTACTCTTCGGCGTTGGCCTTCATCGCTTCGGCGGCCGCACTCGCTTTCGGCTCGGTTCTGGCCATGCGTCAGGTCACGGCCTCGCCCCTGTCTAAGATCGGCCTGCTTGGAGCCCCGCCGACCCCGCCCGAAAAACGCTGA
- a CDS encoding formate--tetrahydrofolate ligase yields the protein MSAFDEFVAPYGLVSKVDAFGYLDYLETHPEERTKRGKVVLVTADTPLKASRGEGKTTTTIALIDALRERGVDAAAVLRQPSMGITAAGSKGGASGGGKSSLAHPELVDWGLCGEMAAIENAQNLLVSFAEKAVDEGLLDQILVPRVSEVPSRALRQIVVDRGKSNIPERMVLTPTCELMQIVVLSRSMEEISRRVAAMTAGTLDGKPVLFGEFIDLWRITNMLADAVKPAMMTTQAGSPVYVHCGPFANVSLGIPSLVSVEMACARHDVVVVEAGYGADAGAQKWLDIAAREFGAPWPAAAVVVTRASTWRDEPALRWRYPFHVNRMEGLGIPAFPLVNLWEGEDGQVGELKESAAGLGLREPILGNLFRDGGEALASQLDALIAVLRPRQAGGRDEAPAEALRSHKGMDMVDQLRWIAASAYGVPAERVQAAPAFADSLANARALCHAEGRDLNDLVPVAVKSPATMTDDDSAPEAERTVTLKKMEVHTGAGLVQVNLTKSLTTPMPKIV from the coding sequence ATGAGCGCATTCGATGAATTCGTGGCCCCGTATGGGCTGGTCAGCAAGGTGGATGCCTTCGGGTATCTGGATTATCTCGAAACCCACCCCGAGGAGCGGACCAAGCGTGGCAAGGTGGTCCTGGTGACCGCCGATACCCCGCTTAAAGCCTCCCGTGGCGAGGGCAAGACCACGACGACGATCGCCCTGATCGACGCCCTGCGCGAGCGGGGGGTGGACGCGGCCGCCGTCCTGCGCCAGCCCAGTATGGGCATCACCGCAGCCGGATCAAAAGGCGGGGCCTCCGGCGGCGGCAAGTCCTCGTTGGCCCACCCGGAGCTGGTGGACTGGGGGCTGTGCGGGGAGATGGCGGCCATCGAGAACGCCCAAAACCTCCTCGTCTCCTTTGCGGAGAAGGCGGTTGACGAGGGCTTGCTTGACCAAATTCTGGTTCCCCGAGTCTCCGAGGTGCCTTCGCGGGCCCTGCGCCAGATCGTCGTGGACCGGGGCAAGTCCAACATCCCCGAGCGCATGGTCCTGACGCCTACCTGCGAGCTGATGCAGATTGTGGTCCTCTCGCGCTCGATGGAGGAGATCTCCCGGCGCGTGGCGGCCATGACCGCCGGCACCCTGGATGGCAAACCAGTGCTTTTCGGCGAGTTCATCGACCTGTGGCGGATTACGAACATGCTGGCCGACGCGGTCAAGCCCGCCATGATGACCACCCAGGCCGGCTCCCCGGTCTACGTCCACTGCGGGCCGTTCGCCAACGTCTCCCTGGGCATCCCCAGCCTGGTCTCGGTCGAGATGGCATGCGCCCGCCACGATGTGGTCGTCGTCGAGGCCGGCTACGGGGCCGACGCAGGCGCCCAGAAGTGGCTGGACATCGCCGCCCGCGAGTTCGGCGCCCCCTGGCCGGCCGCGGCGGTCGTCGTGACCCGCGCCTCCACCTGGCGTGACGAACCGGCCCTGCGCTGGCGCTACCCCTTCCACGTCAACCGCATGGAGGGGCTTGGCATCCCCGCTTTCCCGCTGGTCAACCTCTGGGAAGGGGAGGACGGCCAGGTGGGCGAGCTTAAGGAGAGCGCGGCCGGCCTGGGCTTGCGCGAGCCGATCCTGGGCAACCTCTTCCGCGACGGGGGCGAGGCCCTGGCCAGTCAGTTGGACGCCCTGATCGCGGTCCTGCGGCCCAGGCAGGCAGGGGGGCGGGATGAAGCTCCAGCCGAGGCCTTACGTAGCCACAAAGGCATGGATATGGTCGATCAGCTGCGCTGGATCGCCGCATCGGCATACGGCGTGCCAGCTGAACGGGTGCAGGCCGCCCCGGCTTTCGCTGATTCGCTGGCCAACGCCCGGGCCTTGTGCCATGCCGAAGGGCGTGACTTGAACGATTTGGTGCCGGTGGCGGTCAAGTCCCCGGCCACCATGACCGACGACGACTCCGCTCCCGAGGCCGAACGCACCGTCACCTTGAAGAAGATGGAGGTCCACACGGGCGCTGGCCTGGTCCAAGTCAACCTGACCAAGTCCTTGACCACCCCCATGCCCAAGATCGTCTGA